The Fulvivirga ligni genome window below encodes:
- a CDS encoding Ig-like domain-containing protein, with protein MKRHQLIFLSLFLIIISCKKDDEGTIDADHQINITSPEAEQTLWNEIKITTDITFNQFPSKVEFYLGEELLETVTSEPYEATFNSQDYDDGDYKIKVVSYDDLDEQVASKEVDFKIYNTLIDLTILGNSLKTNQYILLTTNKGELIDYIKTNNSGEAIIIKRPLDFNDTTFAMHNLVLMPIISNNYIFLESDYGMIPRKLTIGKNIDPFPEYTGDAILNFTNIPEFSFAKILVQNRSLIIDDFTKPLTINIYGENADAYLYLETETGPAYIQINDLIADNNYDITLSDLNYEMTTKNFEVNDPSFNILSFTLRGIQNSQTIFKTKDLFTKTFNDQSDIKTFEYNIPTSNLFDSYISTSQVTNDIVSYTNESHGSLPEKFSYIDAHASITGSNIEEISAEVSGNYDYIMSAWTNNISQSTTTNYTWSRRSKTIEIIHFPEIPNDIFDSYPEITETNFKNGDAVSFMVSLIDYESLSSDKNLSLILYPATDIESSLIKHMTVRKKF; from the coding sequence ATGAAACGACATCAACTTATCTTTCTCAGCCTTTTCTTAATAATCATCAGTTGCAAAAAGGATGATGAAGGGACAATAGATGCAGATCATCAAATTAATATTACCTCGCCTGAGGCAGAACAAACCTTGTGGAATGAGATCAAAATCACCACGGATATCACCTTCAATCAGTTCCCTTCAAAAGTGGAATTCTATTTGGGCGAAGAATTACTAGAAACGGTAACATCTGAGCCTTATGAAGCCACCTTTAATTCTCAGGATTATGACGATGGAGATTATAAAATCAAAGTGGTTTCTTATGACGATTTAGATGAGCAGGTAGCTTCGAAAGAGGTGGATTTTAAAATTTATAATACTTTGATTGATTTAACCATTCTAGGAAATTCATTGAAAACCAATCAATACATTCTACTGACGACCAACAAAGGTGAATTAATTGATTATATAAAAACTAATAATTCAGGGGAAGCTATAATAATTAAAAGACCTTTAGATTTTAATGATACTACTTTCGCTATGCACAACTTGGTATTAATGCCTATCATTAGTAATAATTACATATTTCTTGAAAGTGACTATGGTATGATCCCAAGAAAATTAACAATTGGTAAAAATATTGATCCGTTTCCTGAATACACCGGAGATGCTATCCTCAATTTCACGAACATTCCAGAGTTTTCTTTTGCAAAAATCTTAGTGCAAAATAGATCTTTAATTATAGACGATTTTACGAAACCGCTAACAATCAATATTTATGGAGAAAACGCAGATGCATACCTGTACTTAGAAACTGAAACAGGTCCTGCTTATATTCAGATCAATGATCTAATTGCCGACAATAATTATGATATTACTTTGTCTGATCTAAATTATGAAATGACAACGAAAAACTTTGAGGTAAATGATCCTTCCTTCAACATACTAAGCTTTACATTGCGAGGAATTCAGAATAGTCAAACAATATTTAAAACAAAAGATTTATTTACAAAAACTTTTAATGATCAAAGTGACATTAAGACCTTTGAATATAACATACCCACTTCTAATTTATTCGACAGTTATATTTCAACATCACAAGTGACTAATGATATAGTATCATATACCAATGAAAGCCACGGTTCACTTCCAGAAAAATTCTCTTACATAGACGCACATGCTTCTATAACGGGCTCAAATATTGAAGAAATATCTGCTGAAGTTAGTGGAAACTATGACTATATAATGTCTGCATGGACGAATAATATAAGTCAATCAACTACCACTAACTATACATGGTCCAGAAGATCAAAAACCATAGAAATAATACACTTTCCTGAAATACCCAATGATATTTTCGATTCATATCCTGAAATTACCGAGACAAATTTCAAGAACGGAGATGCTGTAAGTTTTATGGTTAGTCTAATAGATTATGAATCGTTAAGTTCTGATAAAAATCTATCATTAATACTATATCCAGCCACAGATATAGAATCAAGCCTTATTAAACATATGACAGTTCGCAAAAAATTTTAA
- a CDS encoding T9SS type A sorting domain-containing protein: protein MKKSILLSVLLLFAVISSYGQIINVTGGPGRVNNNTVIKGQPFTATVTGLNGTPQKWSVGIGTINGQLIYSTSSTTVSNAIVDRTLTGNTALISVGATNGRGVARYLTVQDPPTPCLSQVRFLSAEDCSIVAAILTPVPDGATGYSWTVTPSIPFTNYGNYIQLRNLNPFSTYNVSITVTGGTCNGATFRGTYRTGDCNGFEEPFGQEDEMTLFPNPVDNKQLNVLLNPNSGKYQIEVMDESGNILKGIPMSSEDNIATFDLQSLKSGTYYLKYISGSGKEEVKRFVLE from the coding sequence ATGAAAAAATCAATTTTACTATCAGTTCTATTACTATTTGCCGTGATTTCTTCTTATGGTCAAATTATTAATGTTACAGGCGGTCCTGGTCGTGTAAATAACAATACTGTTATTAAGGGCCAACCGTTTACGGCTACCGTTACGGGGTTGAACGGCACACCACAGAAATGGTCTGTAGGTATTGGTACCATAAACGGCCAATTAATCTACAGCACGTCGAGTACAACCGTTTCTAATGCCATAGTTGACCGTACCTTAACGGGAAATACTGCTCTTATATCAGTTGGTGCAACTAATGGAAGAGGTGTAGCCAGGTATTTAACTGTTCAGGATCCACCTACACCGTGTTTGTCGCAAGTAAGGTTTCTATCAGCAGAAGATTGCTCAATAGTAGCGGCCATTTTAACGCCTGTGCCAGATGGTGCTACAGGTTATAGTTGGACAGTTACACCTTCCATACCTTTTACTAACTATGGAAATTATATACAACTGAGAAATTTAAATCCTTTTAGCACCTACAATGTGTCCATAACGGTTACTGGAGGCACATGTAATGGAGCTACATTTAGGGGAACCTATAGAACAGGAGATTGCAATGGTTTTGAAGAACCATTTGGGCAGGAGGATGAAATGACTTTATTTCCTAACCCAGTAGATAACAAACAGCTTAATGTGTTACTTAATCCGAATTCGGGTAAATATCAAATTGAGGTAATGGATGAGTCTGGGAATATTCTTAAAGGCATACCAATGAGCTCTGAAGATAATATTGCCACATTCGACCTTCAATCACTTAAATCGGGTACCTACTACTTAAAATATATAAGTGGTAGTGGTAAGGAAGAGGTGAAACGTTTTGTATTAGAATGA
- a CDS encoding acyl-CoA dehydrogenase family protein, translating to MSIFKSIRKFGKVVSEIDVSETLEALGKLDRTDLYQIMSVIKSKSKPYTPPAIEGDYYQLARFLSAEEREKQLQVREFMNSEVKPIANEYWNKAEFPMHLIPKMAELNISGLTYQGYNSPKGSYLLEGFITMEMARVDTSISTFFGVHSGLAMGSIYFCGSEEQKQKWLPAMQRMEKIGAFGLTEPNVGSAVAGGLETTCKKVGDKWILNGQKKWIGNATFADLIIIWARNVENHKVHGFIVEKDNPGFKAEKQKDKMALRTVQNAIITLTDCEITEENRLQECHSFKDTAKVLKATRAGVAWQAVGCARGAYELALDYSHKRYQFGKPIGAFQLIQDLLVEMLTDLTAIQSMAFHLSKLQDEGTMTDEQASLAKVACSRHTREIVGKAREIFGGNGILLEHDIARFVADAEAIYTYEGTKEVNSLIVGRDITGISSFL from the coding sequence ATGTCAATATTTAAAAGTATACGCAAGTTTGGTAAGGTTGTCTCTGAAATAGACGTCTCAGAAACGCTCGAGGCGCTAGGTAAGCTGGACAGAACAGATCTGTACCAGATCATGAGCGTAATCAAATCTAAATCAAAGCCTTATACACCGCCTGCCATTGAAGGCGACTACTATCAATTAGCTCGATTCCTATCAGCAGAAGAAAGAGAAAAGCAACTTCAGGTAAGAGAATTTATGAATAGTGAAGTGAAGCCGATAGCCAATGAATATTGGAATAAGGCCGAATTCCCTATGCATTTGATCCCGAAAATGGCTGAGTTAAATATTTCTGGCCTTACTTATCAGGGGTACAACAGCCCAAAAGGAAGCTATCTTTTGGAGGGTTTTATTACCATGGAAATGGCCAGGGTTGATACATCTATTTCCACCTTTTTTGGAGTACACAGCGGGCTGGCTATGGGCAGTATCTATTTCTGTGGCAGTGAAGAGCAAAAGCAAAAATGGCTCCCTGCCATGCAGCGTATGGAAAAGATAGGCGCCTTTGGACTCACCGAACCTAATGTAGGCTCTGCCGTAGCCGGAGGGCTGGAAACTACCTGTAAAAAAGTGGGCGATAAGTGGATTCTCAACGGACAGAAAAAATGGATTGGTAATGCCACCTTTGCTGACTTGATCATTATCTGGGCAAGGAATGTTGAAAATCATAAAGTGCATGGCTTTATCGTGGAGAAAGATAATCCAGGGTTTAAAGCAGAGAAGCAAAAAGACAAAATGGCCCTTCGTACAGTTCAAAATGCCATTATCACGCTAACAGATTGTGAAATTACCGAAGAAAACAGACTTCAGGAATGTCACAGTTTTAAAGACACTGCCAAAGTATTAAAAGCCACTCGTGCTGGCGTTGCCTGGCAGGCAGTAGGTTGTGCCCGCGGTGCCTATGAATTGGCTCTTGATTATTCGCACAAGCGATATCAATTTGGCAAACCGATCGGTGCCTTTCAGCTCATTCAAGATCTGTTAGTAGAAATGCTCACTGACCTCACAGCTATTCAGAGTATGGCTTTCCACCTTTCTAAATTACAAGATGAAGGCACTATGACCGATGAACAGGCATCCCTTGCGAAAGTAGCCTGCAGCCGCCATACACGTGAAATTGTAGGTAAAGCAAGAGAAATTTTCGGAGGCAATGGTATATTATTAGAGCATGACATAGCAAGGTTTGTTGCCGATGCTGAAGCTATTTACACCTATGAAGGAACCAAGGAAGTAAATTCACTGATTGTAGGTAGGGATATAACTGGTATCAGTTCATTCTTATAA